Proteins encoded within one genomic window of Amycolatopsis sp. 2-15:
- a CDS encoding NAD(P)-dependent oxidoreductase: MTTVAFLGTGIMGHPMAANLARAGVSLRVWNRTRSKAEPLSADGAKVADTPAEAAAGADVLVTMLSDGPTVAAVFAAAEVKAGTVWLQMSTVGTEWIATLGEAAEKAGVVFVDCPVMGTKVPAEQAQLQVLAAGPDDVHELAAPVFDAVGSRTRWLGTEPGTATRLKLVMNAWVLALTNGTAESLALARALGIDPQLFFDVMEGTGFDVGYARMKGPLMLSGDYPTSFPAALAAKDARLVVEAAGDAVDVGGAAATLAHLQAAVDAGHGEEDMAVLYRAVAKQDD, from the coding sequence ATGACCACTGTCGCTTTCCTGGGCACCGGAATCATGGGCCACCCGATGGCCGCCAACCTCGCCCGCGCCGGAGTCTCGCTGCGCGTGTGGAACCGCACCCGCAGCAAGGCCGAGCCGCTGTCCGCCGACGGCGCCAAGGTCGCGGACACACCGGCCGAAGCCGCGGCGGGCGCCGACGTGCTCGTCACGATGCTGTCCGATGGGCCCACGGTCGCGGCGGTCTTCGCCGCCGCGGAAGTCAAGGCCGGCACGGTCTGGCTGCAGATGAGCACGGTCGGCACGGAGTGGATCGCCACGCTCGGCGAGGCCGCGGAGAAGGCGGGTGTCGTGTTCGTCGACTGCCCGGTGATGGGCACGAAGGTCCCCGCCGAGCAGGCTCAGCTGCAGGTCCTGGCCGCCGGCCCGGACGACGTGCACGAGCTCGCCGCGCCGGTCTTCGACGCCGTCGGCTCGCGCACGCGCTGGCTCGGTACGGAGCCCGGCACCGCCACGCGGCTCAAGCTCGTGATGAACGCCTGGGTGCTGGCGCTGACCAACGGCACGGCCGAGAGCCTCGCGCTCGCCCGCGCCCTCGGCATCGACCCGCAGCTGTTCTTCGACGTGATGGAGGGGACCGGCTTCGATGTCGGCTACGCGCGCATGAAGGGCCCGCTCATGCTCTCCGGCGACTATCCGACGAGCTTCCCCGCCGCGCTGGCCGCCAAGGACGCGCGGCTCGTGGTGGAGGCCGCGGGCGACGCCGTAGACGTGGGCGGTGCCGCGGCGACGCTGGCCCACCTGCAGGCCGCTGTCGACGCCGGCCACGGCGAGGAGGACATGGCGGTGCTGTACCGGGCCGTGGCCAAACAGGACGACTGA
- the ruvX gene encoding Holliday junction resolvase RuvX, whose protein sequence is MGASSRRDPDRPGESDPGRGRRLGVDVGSVRVGVALSDPAPILASPLVTLSRDAKDDSDLDKLAELVTEHEVVEVIVGLPKTLANRAGPAAQIAVEYADKLATRVGDVPVRLADERLTTVTASRMLSQRGVKGRKQRAVVDQAAAVEILQAWLDAAAAQRARKGES, encoded by the coding sequence TTGGGCGCTAGCTCCCGGCGGGACCCGGATCGGCCCGGTGAGTCCGATCCGGGCCGCGGCAGGCGGCTCGGAGTCGATGTCGGGTCTGTCCGGGTGGGGGTGGCGCTGAGCGATCCCGCCCCCATCCTCGCGAGCCCGCTCGTTACCCTCTCCCGTGATGCGAAGGACGACAGCGATCTGGACAAGCTTGCCGAACTCGTCACCGAACACGAGGTGGTCGAGGTGATCGTGGGCTTGCCGAAGACACTGGCGAACCGAGCCGGACCCGCCGCGCAGATCGCGGTGGAATACGCCGACAAGCTGGCCACGCGGGTCGGCGACGTGCCGGTGCGCCTCGCCGACGAACGGTTGACGACGGTCACGGCCTCCCGAATGCTGTCCCAGCGGGGGGTCAAGGGACGCAAGCAGCGGGCGGTGGTCGACCAGGCCGCCGCCGTCGAGATCCTGCAGGCCTGGCTCGACGCCGCCGCCGCGCAGCGCGCCCGGAAAGGCGAGTCATGA
- a CDS encoding cupin: MTLLTVWPDDQPGHVLLRTEDPGTITAELARIVVEFGRWPVDGPLPGASESEVLARFQDRIDSRTTAVGYHAVDVLTGDFGAAERSLPRDEDRFFVTGSAVWYLHAGRQVHAVLCEPGDLLGIPAHTRHWHDGGSNPGHVTIRVRHPASGSATPWAEPLRTGDFPGFDELVAGRASTWPALSH; this comes from the coding sequence ATGACGCTGCTGACGGTGTGGCCCGACGACCAGCCCGGGCACGTGCTGCTGCGCACCGAGGACCCGGGGACGATCACGGCCGAGCTGGCCCGCATCGTGGTCGAGTTCGGCCGCTGGCCGGTGGACGGGCCGCTGCCCGGCGCGAGTGAGTCCGAGGTGCTCGCCCGGTTCCAGGACCGCATCGACTCGCGCACCACGGCCGTGGGCTACCACGCCGTCGACGTGCTGACGGGCGACTTCGGCGCGGCCGAACGCAGCCTGCCGCGCGACGAGGACCGGTTCTTCGTCACCGGCTCGGCCGTCTGGTACCTGCACGCGGGCCGCCAGGTCCACGCCGTGCTGTGCGAGCCCGGCGACCTGCTCGGCATCCCCGCGCACACCCGCCACTGGCACGACGGCGGCTCGAACCCCGGCCACGTGACGATCCGCGTGCGCCACCCGGCCTCAGGCTCGGCGACACCCTGGGCCGAGCCGTTGCGGACCGGCGACTTCCCCGGGTTCGACGAGCTGGTGGCCGGGCGGGCGTCGACCTGGCCCGCGCTGAGTCACTGA
- a CDS encoding DUF948 domain-containing protein has product MSAGQIAALIAAGAFVVLVLLLAIPLLKLGRTLDEATIAIRKAHENTDPILLGANETITHVNTQLERVDGITANAQAVTGNVSALSSVFTATLGGPLVKTAALSYGISKAIRARRKKQEAKAQRPARRRKK; this is encoded by the coding sequence GTGTCGGCAGGGCAGATCGCCGCGCTGATCGCCGCAGGAGCATTCGTGGTGCTGGTCTTGCTGCTGGCGATCCCGCTGCTCAAGCTCGGCCGCACGCTCGACGAGGCGACGATCGCGATCCGCAAGGCCCACGAGAACACCGACCCGATCCTGCTGGGCGCCAACGAGACGATCACGCACGTGAACACGCAGCTCGAGCGCGTCGACGGGATCACCGCCAACGCGCAGGCGGTCACGGGCAACGTCTCCGCCCTGTCCTCGGTGTTCACCGCGACCCTCGGCGGCCCGCTCGTGAAGACCGCCGCGCTGTCCTACGGGATCAGCAAGGCGATCCGCGCGCGCCGCAAGAAGCAGGAAGCGAAGGCCCAGCGGCCCGCTCGCCGGAGGAAGAAGTGA
- the alaS gene encoding alanine--tRNA ligase, with amino-acid sequence MDTHEITERFLRHYEAKGHTRVPSASLILDDPNLLFVNAGMVQFKPYFLGEVPPPYSRATSVQKCVRTPDIDEVGKTTRHNTFFQMAGNFSFGDYFKEGAIESAWELITGPQSEGGYGLDPDRIWATVFEDDAEAAGLWRKLTGLPSERIQQRGMEDNFWSMGIPGPCGPSSEIYYDRGPDYGREGGPVADEDRYIEIWNLVFMQNIRGEGAGKKNFPILGDLPAKNIDTGMGVERVATILQGVENVYETDLVRPVIGRAEEFSGRRYGANHIDDVRFRVIADHARTGVLLIGDGVTPGNDGRGYVLRRLLRRIVRSTRLLGVQEPVLQAFAEVVRDTMGPTYANLVTDFDRISEVVRVEEEAFLATLTSGSRIFDLAAAETKNSGGDVLAGDKAFQLHDTYGFPIDLTLEMAAEQGLTVDEDGFRTLMEEQRTRAKADAAQRKHGHGDLSEYRKLLEQNGETEFLGYTELQASAKVVGLIEDGRPVRSVAAGHKAELVLDRTPFYAESGGQVADIGVLLGDGVKLNVLDVQKIVPGLFVHRVEVTDGEVGIGTELTGSVDAARRLSIERSHSATHLVHAAVRGAYGKRAAQAGSLNSPGRMRFDFTTPASVSTDLLTEVEEEVNDYLQTDVEVQSYITTKDKALELGAVALFGEKYGNDVRVVDMGDYSRELCGGTHVDRIGQLGLVKLVGDSSIGSGVHRVEALVGPDALKHVRKEQLLVSQLANTFKVPTDELPGRIEDVLSRLKNAEKEIEQLRTQQVLGSAGALADKAQDTGGVSVVAEVVPDVDGNGLRALASDVRGRLGDRPGVVALFSPSGDKVAFVVATTSAARDQGIAAGKLVPSFAEAIGGRGGGKPDMAQGGGSNPAGAQQAVEALRAAVAGIGR; translated from the coding sequence GTGGACACACACGAGATCACCGAACGATTCCTGCGCCACTACGAGGCGAAGGGGCACACTCGCGTGCCCAGCGCCTCGCTGATCCTCGACGACCCGAACCTGCTGTTCGTCAACGCCGGCATGGTGCAGTTCAAGCCCTACTTCCTCGGTGAGGTGCCGCCGCCGTACTCGCGCGCGACCTCCGTGCAGAAGTGCGTGCGCACGCCCGACATCGACGAGGTCGGCAAGACCACGCGGCACAACACGTTCTTCCAGATGGCCGGCAACTTCTCGTTCGGCGACTACTTCAAGGAAGGCGCGATCGAGTCGGCCTGGGAGCTGATCACCGGGCCGCAGTCCGAGGGCGGCTACGGGCTCGACCCCGACCGGATCTGGGCGACCGTGTTCGAGGACGACGCCGAGGCGGCGGGGCTGTGGCGCAAGCTCACCGGCCTCCCGTCCGAGCGCATCCAGCAGCGCGGCATGGAGGACAACTTCTGGTCCATGGGCATCCCCGGCCCGTGCGGACCGAGCTCCGAGATCTACTACGACCGCGGCCCCGACTACGGCCGCGAGGGCGGGCCCGTCGCGGACGAGGACCGCTACATCGAGATCTGGAACCTGGTGTTCATGCAGAACATCCGGGGCGAGGGCGCGGGCAAGAAGAACTTCCCGATCCTCGGTGACCTGCCGGCCAAGAACATCGACACCGGCATGGGTGTCGAGCGCGTCGCGACGATCCTGCAGGGCGTCGAGAACGTCTACGAGACCGACCTCGTCCGCCCGGTGATCGGCCGCGCCGAGGAGTTCTCGGGCCGCCGCTACGGTGCCAACCACATCGACGACGTCCGCTTCCGCGTGATCGCCGACCATGCGCGCACCGGCGTGCTGCTGATCGGCGACGGTGTCACGCCGGGCAACGACGGCCGCGGCTACGTGCTGCGCCGGCTGCTGCGCCGCATCGTCCGCTCCACGCGCCTGCTGGGCGTGCAGGAGCCGGTGCTGCAGGCGTTCGCGGAGGTCGTGCGCGACACCATGGGCCCGACGTACGCGAACCTGGTCACCGACTTCGACCGCATCTCCGAGGTCGTGCGCGTGGAGGAGGAGGCGTTCCTCGCCACCCTCACCAGTGGTTCGCGCATCTTCGACCTGGCGGCGGCGGAGACGAAGAACTCCGGTGGCGACGTGCTCGCGGGCGACAAGGCGTTCCAGCTGCACGACACCTACGGCTTCCCGATCGACCTCACGCTGGAGATGGCGGCCGAGCAGGGCCTGACCGTCGACGAGGACGGCTTCCGCACGCTCATGGAGGAGCAGCGCACCCGGGCGAAGGCCGACGCGGCGCAGCGCAAGCACGGCCACGGCGACCTGTCGGAGTACCGCAAGCTGCTGGAGCAGAACGGCGAGACGGAGTTCCTCGGCTACACCGAGCTGCAGGCGTCGGCGAAGGTCGTCGGCCTGATCGAGGACGGGCGGCCGGTGCGCAGCGTCGCCGCGGGGCACAAGGCGGAGCTGGTGCTCGACCGGACCCCGTTCTACGCCGAAAGCGGTGGCCAGGTCGCCGACATCGGCGTGCTGCTCGGCGACGGCGTGAAGCTGAACGTGCTCGACGTGCAGAAGATCGTGCCGGGCCTGTTCGTGCACCGCGTGGAGGTCACCGACGGCGAGGTCGGGATCGGCACCGAGCTCACCGGCTCGGTCGACGCGGCGCGGCGCCTGTCGATCGAGCGGTCGCACTCGGCGACGCACCTGGTGCACGCGGCCGTGCGCGGGGCATACGGCAAGCGCGCGGCGCAGGCCGGTTCGCTCAACTCGCCGGGCCGGATGCGGTTCGACTTCACCACGCCCGCCTCGGTGTCGACCGACCTCCTCACCGAGGTCGAGGAAGAGGTGAACGACTACCTGCAGACCGACGTCGAGGTGCAGAGCTACATCACCACCAAGGACAAGGCGCTCGAGCTGGGCGCGGTCGCGCTGTTCGGCGAGAAGTACGGCAACGACGTGCGCGTGGTCGACATGGGCGACTACTCGCGCGAGCTGTGCGGTGGCACGCACGTGGACCGCATCGGCCAGCTGGGCCTGGTGAAGCTCGTGGGCGACTCGTCGATCGGGTCGGGTGTGCACCGCGTCGAGGCGCTGGTGGGCCCGGACGCGCTCAAGCACGTGCGCAAGGAGCAGCTGCTCGTGTCGCAGCTGGCGAACACGTTCAAGGTGCCGACCGACGAGCTGCCGGGCCGCATCGAGGACGTGCTGTCGCGGCTGAAGAACGCGGAGAAGGAGATCGAGCAGCTGCGCACGCAGCAGGTGCTCGGCTCGGCGGGCGCGCTCGCCGACAAGGCGCAGGACACCGGCGGCGTTTCGGTGGTCGCGGAGGTCGTGCCGGACGTCGACGGCAACGGGCTGCGGGCGCTCGCGTCCGACGTCCGCGGCCGCCTGGGCGACCGGCCCGGCGTGGTGGCGCTGTTCTCGCCGTCGGGCGACAAGGTGGCGTTCGTCGTGGCGACCACTTCGGCGGCGCGCGACCAGGGCATCGCGGCGGGCAAGCTCGTGCCGTCGTTCGCCGAGGCCATCGGCGGCCGCGGCGGCGGCAAGCCCGACATGGCGCAGGGCGGCGGCAGCAACCCGGCCGGCGCGCAGCAGGCCGTCGAGGCGCTGCGCGCAGCGGTCGCGGGCATTGGGCGCTAG
- a CDS encoding PadR family transcriptional regulator, producing the protein MSISHALLGLLEAGPRHGYDLKRTYDEQFGQDRPLRYGQVYSTLSRLLKNGLVEAAGVEAGGGPDRKRYTITDAGITDVETWLRTPEEPVAHLQNILYTKVVLALLSGRDAADVLDVQRAEHLRVMRELTRRKRAGDLVDALIGDYALFHLEADLRWLELAAARLDRLAGKLAAAHTSHGSPEGGQA; encoded by the coding sequence ATGTCGATCAGTCACGCTCTGCTCGGGCTGCTGGAGGCCGGCCCGCGGCACGGCTACGACCTCAAGCGGACCTACGACGAACAGTTCGGCCAGGACCGGCCGCTGCGCTACGGGCAGGTCTACTCGACGTTGTCGCGGCTGTTGAAAAACGGGCTCGTCGAAGCCGCGGGTGTCGAGGCCGGCGGCGGGCCGGACCGCAAGCGCTACACGATCACCGACGCGGGGATCACTGACGTCGAGACGTGGCTGCGCACGCCGGAAGAGCCGGTCGCGCACCTGCAGAACATCCTCTACACGAAGGTCGTGCTCGCGCTGCTGTCCGGCCGTGACGCCGCCGACGTGCTCGACGTCCAGCGCGCCGAGCACCTGCGTGTGATGCGCGAGCTGACCCGGCGCAAGCGCGCGGGCGACCTCGTCGACGCGCTGATCGGCGACTACGCCCTGTTCCACCTCGAAGCCGACCTGCGCTGGCTGGAGCTGGCCGCGGCCCGACTCGACCGGCTCGCCGGGAAGCTCGCCGCCGCGCACACTTCGCACGGATCACCCGAGGGAGGACAAGCATGA
- a CDS encoding ABC transporter permease produces MNATADPQVLLRGTGLTKSFGATHDHGRVVRDDQRVLEVPRCTDGDGFLPGQVRPGCVLTLVGAYDTGAHPLSQGTYPVPGGLLPATSRVSRGPYPGDVVLTPAAAVDLRVPADVGAEAWVRIAPGHPDATERIANAVGNLTWQAFVSDSTGDLLTADRKSFATVRSGLDAASLFTLLLAGVSMLVLALEQVRERRRPLALLAAAGVPRSMLAKSLLWQTAVPLVPAVLAATGTGIGLAALVTRLLGAPVTVDWATTGALAGTGVALVFLVTALALPALRTAMRPDSIRTE; encoded by the coding sequence ATGAACGCGACCGCAGACCCTCAGGTGCTGCTGCGCGGCACGGGCCTGACCAAGTCGTTCGGCGCGACGCACGATCACGGTCGCGTCGTGCGCGACGACCAGCGGGTCCTCGAAGTGCCCCGGTGTACTGATGGCGACGGCTTCCTGCCGGGTCAGGTCCGGCCTGGCTGTGTGCTGACGTTGGTCGGCGCCTACGACACCGGCGCGCACCCGCTCTCGCAGGGCACCTACCCCGTGCCGGGCGGTCTTTTGCCTGCGACATCACGGGTTTCGCGCGGCCCGTACCCCGGCGACGTCGTGCTCACCCCGGCCGCGGCGGTGGACCTGAGGGTGCCCGCGGACGTTGGGGCCGAAGCCTGGGTGCGCATCGCCCCCGGCCATCCCGACGCGACCGAGCGGATCGCCAACGCCGTCGGAAACCTGACCTGGCAGGCCTTCGTGTCCGACAGCACCGGCGACCTGCTCACCGCCGACCGGAAGTCGTTCGCGACCGTGCGCAGTGGACTCGACGCCGCTTCGCTGTTCACGTTGCTGCTGGCCGGGGTCAGCATGCTGGTGCTCGCGCTGGAACAGGTCCGCGAGCGCCGCCGTCCGCTGGCCCTGCTCGCCGCGGCGGGCGTGCCGAGGTCGATGCTGGCCAAGTCGTTGCTGTGGCAGACGGCGGTCCCGCTCGTGCCGGCCGTGCTCGCCGCGACCGGCACGGGCATCGGCCTCGCCGCGCTGGTGACGCGGCTGCTGGGCGCGCCGGTGACCGTCGACTGGGCCACCACCGGCGCGCTCGCCGGCACCGGCGTCGCCCTGGTCTTCCTCGTGACCGCCCTCGCACTGCCCGCCCTGCGCACCGCGATGCGGCCCGACTCCATCCGGACGGAGTGA
- a CDS encoding replication-associated recombination protein A, translating to MAQDELFTVNPDLGPPPEPTRASGGESRAEPQADPASSPLAVRMRPRTLDEVVGQQHLLREGAPLRRLVEGAAPASVLLYGPPGTGKTTLANLVSIATGRRFVAMSALSAGVKEVRGVIEEARRRRQYNAENTVLFIDEVHRFSKTQQDALLGAVEDRTVLLVAATTENPSFSVVSPLLSRSLVLQLRPLTDEDIVKLLDRALTDERGLGGELTLTDEARDHLVRLAGGDARRALTALEAAADAASATEAKTIDLATVESTVDKAAVRYDRDGDQHYDVISAFIKSIRGSDVDAALHYLARMIEAGEDPRFLARRLVVHASEDVGLADPTALQAAVAAAHAVQFIGMPEGRLALAQATIHLATAPKSNAVVTAIDAALADVRAGLAGTVPPHLRDGHYAGAKKLGNAQGYRYPHNVPEGVLAQQYPPDELVGRDYYEPTQRGGERPLAERVPRLRRTIRDERQ from the coding sequence GTGGCACAGGACGAACTCTTCACGGTGAACCCCGACCTGGGGCCGCCGCCGGAACCGACCCGCGCGAGCGGCGGTGAATCGCGCGCGGAACCGCAGGCCGACCCGGCGAGCTCGCCGCTGGCCGTGCGGATGCGGCCGCGCACGCTCGACGAGGTGGTCGGGCAGCAGCACCTGCTGCGCGAGGGCGCGCCGCTGCGGCGCCTCGTGGAGGGGGCCGCGCCGGCGTCCGTGCTGCTCTACGGCCCGCCGGGTACGGGCAAGACCACGCTGGCGAACCTCGTCTCGATCGCGACCGGCCGCCGGTTCGTCGCGATGTCCGCGCTGTCGGCGGGCGTCAAGGAGGTGCGCGGCGTCATCGAGGAGGCGCGACGGCGGCGCCAGTACAACGCCGAGAACACCGTGCTGTTCATCGACGAGGTGCACCGCTTCTCCAAGACGCAGCAGGACGCGCTGCTGGGCGCGGTCGAGGACCGCACGGTGCTGCTCGTGGCGGCGACGACCGAGAACCCGTCGTTCTCCGTGGTGTCACCGCTGCTGTCGCGGTCGCTGGTGCTGCAGCTGCGGCCGCTGACCGACGAGGACATCGTGAAGCTGCTCGACCGCGCACTTACCGACGAGCGCGGCCTGGGCGGCGAGCTGACGTTGACCGACGAGGCGCGCGACCACCTCGTGCGCCTGGCGGGCGGCGACGCGCGCCGGGCGCTCACGGCACTGGAGGCCGCCGCCGACGCCGCGTCGGCCACCGAGGCCAAGACGATCGACCTCGCCACCGTCGAGTCCACTGTGGACAAGGCGGCCGTGCGCTACGACCGCGACGGCGACCAGCACTACGACGTGATCAGCGCGTTCATCAAGTCGATCCGCGGCTCCGACGTCGACGCCGCGCTGCACTACCTGGCCCGCATGATCGAAGCGGGGGAGGACCCGCGCTTCCTCGCGCGCCGGCTCGTGGTCCACGCGAGCGAGGACGTCGGCCTGGCCGACCCGACCGCGCTGCAGGCGGCGGTGGCGGCCGCCCACGCCGTGCAGTTCATCGGCATGCCCGAAGGCCGCCTCGCCCTCGCCCAGGCGACCATCCACCTCGCCACGGCGCCGAAGTCCAACGCCGTGGTCACCGCCATCGACGCCGCCCTGGCCGACGTGCGCGCCGGCCTGGCCGGCACCGTGCCTCCGCACCTGCGCGACGGTCACTACGCGGGCGCCAAGAAGCTCGGCAACGCGCAGGGCTACCGCTACCCCCACAACGTTCCGGAAGGCGTGCTGGCCCAGCAATACCCGCCGGACGAGCTCGTCGGCCGCGACTACTACGAACCCACCCAGCGCGGCGGCGAACGCCCCCTCGCCGAGCGCGTGCCCCGTCTCCGCCGCACGATCCGCGACGAGCGACAGTAG